The Ictidomys tridecemlineatus isolate mIctTri1 chromosome 6, mIctTri1.hap1, whole genome shotgun sequence genome includes a region encoding these proteins:
- the LOC120887223 gene encoding uncharacterized protein LOC120887223 encodes MRPPRCRRPRPSAPAALPPLPPILCLLSRSWHLSQRARFPAHPFAAGSGRGRGYEGPGEEGTEEAMRLRAPQPEEIARGWLPCPHTRAPLLRGQVRAADASGIPTRRLRPPQCPLRVRNGSRPSRAPPNLGPARSGPGGRQEQRIRRSGPAPRPAAPRARPRGHAAPGAARPRPAPPARPRPSRGAAPRGPTSLSLRDLGPARPRRVGRLKLPARPAPTSLAPKRLPGRARRLRSKAPAAMIAGSGTRAHARARLRDPPRTDSRGLPAALCALRAARGSPGLFPWDQCVSWSSRPGTRTVLVADSGSGFPQGKSRARAPSSLFPDTTGPAEQGARYPLGCGGADPASGSGRTAHYAGDGAETAGRSSRPQLCSQPDGDTAASRPHGSFLGSFRGRGTPGLHGLDTG; translated from the exons ATGCGGCCCCCGCGGTGCCGCCGTCCCCGCCCGAGCGCGCCGGCCGCGCTTCCCCCGTTGCCGCCTATTTTATGTCTTTTGTCTCGGAGTTGGCACCTGTCCCAGAGAGCGCGTTTCCCTGCCCACCCCTTCGCCGCCGGAtcggggcgggggagggggtaCGAGGGACCcggggaggaggggacagaggaagCAATGCGCCTGCGGGCACCTCAGCCCGAAGAGATCGCCCGGGGGTGGCTGCCGTGCCCGCACACCAGGGCACCCCTGCTCCGCGGGCAGGTCAGGGCTGCGGACGCGTCCGGAATACCAACGAGGCGCCTGCGGCCCCCGCAGTGCCCGCTGCGGGTGAGGAACGGGAGCCGCCCCTCCCGGGCTCCCCCCAACCTCGGACCAGCGCGCTCAGGCCCGGGCGGGAGGCAAGAGCAGCGGATTCGCCGCTCCGGCCCCGCGCCTCGCCCTGCAGCCCCGCGTGCGCGCCCCCGCGGGCACGCCGCCCCAGGCGCTGcgcgcccccgccccgccccgcccgcccgccctcGCCCGAGCAGGGGCGCCGCGCCGCGGGGACCCACTAGCCTTTCGCTTCGCGACCTGGGGCCCGCGCGACCGAGGCGGGTAGGCAGGCTCAAGCTCCCGGCCCGGCCCGCCCCCACCTCCCTGGCACCGAAGCGGCTGCCGGGGCGCGCTCGGCGGCTGCGCTCCAAGGCGCCGGCTGCCATGATTGCGGGCAGCGGGACGCGCGCGCACGCTCGGGCCCGGCTCCGGGACCCTCCGCGGACCGACAGTCGCGGCCTGCCCGCAGCCCTGTGCGCGCTGCGGGCAGCGCGAGGGTCTCCCGGCTTATTTCCGTGGGACCAGTGTGTATCGTGGAGCTCTAGACCAGGCACTAGGACAGTACTCGTGGCCGACAGTGGCAGTGGCTTTCCCCAGGGCAAGTCGCGCGCACGGGCGCCCAGCAGCCTCTTCCCGGACACCACCGGCCCCGCGGAGCAAGGGGCGCGGTACCCTTTGGGCTGTGGTGGAGCGGATCCGGCGAGCGGGAGTGGGAGGACAGCGCACTATGCCGGAGAT GGCGCAGAAACTGCGGGGAGAAGTTCAAGGCCGCAGCTTTGCTCTCAGCCCGACGGCGACACTGCTGCCTCCAGGCCACACGGTTCTTTCCTGGGCTCCTTCAGGGGAAGGGGAACGCCTGGGCTCCATGGCCTGGACACTGGTTAG